In Serratia liquefaciens ATCC 27592, the genomic stretch GGCCTGAACTCGACGACGTCGAATGCATAGGTACCTTTGGTGAAAGAAAAGTGAGGGTCTGACCGGATAGGAATGGGTTGCTGCCTACAACTGCCGCCCTTTTCCGCCAGTTTCAGCGCCTGGGCCTAATGCGGATGGCCAGTCAAAACAATAAACACTTTTATTTAGTAGGGGTATTGGAGAGTTCCGATTTTGCTTCAATAAACGTCTTATTTATTTTCATGAGACGACCATATTTTTGATGATATCCACGAGCCGAGGGGCGGACCAAGCTTGCAGCATAGCTCCAAGCAAATCCGATGCCAGCCTCTGAGAAATACCTTGAGTGCATTATTGAGGGTATTATGGGCAAACCGTCAGGTCTGGGTATCCCGGCCTGGCAAGAGCCATTCGCATGTATCGATCAGCATCAGGAGTTCATGGAACAGTATGACTGCCAGCTCCGCTAAGTAAACGATGTGTAGCTTGCCCGTCTTGGAGTTCTCCTGGGGACTGTAACTGTAACAGTCGGCTATCTTCAAAATAGCGGTCCTTTTGTCTAACCAGCGTAATATCGGAATTGTGCACCAGCAATGTGCTGATCGAATTGGCGGGAATCAAGCGCAGGCGATAGCGTAGTCCATTATGCGCTCGAGCAGACCGTGTATCTGCATCAATGTCTTTCTTCTTATTCCAAATGAAAGAACGCGGTCAGATTGCGCACTTTCTTCTGCCAAGATGGTGAAGGATGTACTTGTCCAGGTAGTGATGCTGCATCGTGATGTCCTTGCGGCAGGACTGCTGCTTCTGGGGCTGGGATTCGTTCACCGCGGCCATCTGCGAGGAGCTATCACGCATGAGCCCGGCGTTTTTAGGGTAAGCGCCAGGTACTTGCCGTTTAGCCGGTAGCGCTAGACTATCCCTCCCGCTGGAAGTATTTCCAGATACAGGCTGTGGTCGTCGCTGACGGTGTAGGTCTTTTCCTTAGGCTTGAGAGCCTTCAACGCAGTGTCGATAAGTATCATCTTCTACTTCCGTATGTCCAAGTAGCGGAAGGCTCAGGCCAAAACCGCTACTCGGAGATAAAAGCAGATGGCTTTCAGTGTGCTTTGGCAGCACTATAAAGGCCAAAAATCCAGTGTTCATGCGGGTTTCAAGGCGATTTTCAGGCCTTGAGGTATATCCTTGGAACCATGGTTATTTACCGATGCAGAAGCTGGAGAAAATGCGTCCCAGCAGGTCATCTGAGGTAAATTCGCCGGTGATTTCACTCAGTGCTTGCTGCGCCAGTCGCAATTCTTCGGCCAGCAGCTCCCCCGCGTAAGCGCTCACTAACTGTTCTTTGCCCTCGATCAGATGCTGGGCTGCTTGCTCAAGCGCCTGCAGGTGGCGGCGACGTGCCAGGAAACCGCCTTCCATATTGCTGGTGAAGCCCATACTCTGCTTCAGGTGGTCCCGCAGCAGGTCGATACCTTCACCGGTGCGCGCCGACAGGCGAATAAGTGAGTGACCATTTACTTCTGTCATGCCCAAGGGTTCACCGGTGATGTCGGCTTTGTTACGTACTACGGTGATCGGCAGACGATGCGGCAGACGTGCCATAAACTCCGGCCAAATCTCTGCCGGTTCGGTTGCTGCGGTGGTGGTGCCATCGACCATAAACAGCACGCGGTCAGCCTGTTCGATCTCGTTCCACGCACGTTCGATACCGATACGCTCCACTTCGTCGCTGGCTTCGCGCAGGCCGGCGGTGTCGATGATGTGTAAAGGCATGCCGTCGATGTGAATATGCTCGCGCAGCACGTCGCGAGTGGTGCCGGCGATATCGGTGACGATAGCCGCTTCGCGACCGGCCAGTTCGTTCAACAGGCTGGATTTACCGGCGTTAGGACGCCCGGCGATCACCACTTTCATCCCTTCGCGCAGCAGGCTGCCCTGACGCGCTTCTGCGCGTACGTTGGAAAGAGAGGCCATGACTCCGTTGAGCTGCGCCTCGATTTTACCGTCAGACAGGAAGTCGATTTCCTCATCCGGGAAGTCTATCGCTGCTTCTACATAGATTCGCAGGTGAGTAAGTGCTTCCACAAGCTGGTTGATGCGGGTGGAGAACGCCCCCTGCAGCGAGTTCATGGCAGAACGTGCCGCCTGCTCGGAACTGGCGTCGATCAGGTCGGCAATCGCTTCGGCCTGCGCCAGATCCAGCTTGTCATTAAGGAAGGCACGCTCGGAAAATTCGCCGGGACGGGCGATACGCACGCCGGGCAGCGCCAGTACGCGTTTGAGCAGCAAATCGAGGATAACCGGCCCGCCGTGGCCTTGCAGTTCCAGCACGTCTTCGCCGGTAAACGAGTTCGGGCCAGGAAACCACAGCGCGATGCCCTGGTCCAGAGTGGCGCCTTCGGCATCACGGAACGGCAGGTAATCGGCGTAACGCGGCTTCGGCAGTTTGCCGAGCAGGGCCTGGGCTACGTCTTTGGCGCCACGGCCGGAAATACGCAAAATGCCGACGCCGCCGCGTCCCGGCGGGGTGGCTTGGGCTACGATGGTATCGGTGGTGCTCATAGTGATTCTCTCTGACGATTCAATATGCAAAAAGGCGGTCTTAATGACCGCCTCTTATCTTTTGCTGCAAGGGTTCAGCGCGCCGAACCCCTACAATACGCTTAGGTCTTTTTCTTGTCGCGGCTGTGCAGGCCACGTTTTTCCAGGCCGCGGTAAATCAGCTGCTGCTGGAGGATGGTCACCAGGTTACTGACGATGTAGTACAGCACCAGACCTGACGGGAACCACAGGA encodes the following:
- the mnmE gene encoding tRNA uridine-5-carboxymethylaminomethyl(34) synthesis GTPase MnmE, producing MSTTDTIVAQATPPGRGGVGILRISGRGAKDVAQALLGKLPKPRYADYLPFRDAEGATLDQGIALWFPGPNSFTGEDVLELQGHGGPVILDLLLKRVLALPGVRIARPGEFSERAFLNDKLDLAQAEAIADLIDASSEQAARSAMNSLQGAFSTRINQLVEALTHLRIYVEAAIDFPDEEIDFLSDGKIEAQLNGVMASLSNVRAEARQGSLLREGMKVVIAGRPNAGKSSLLNELAGREAAIVTDIAGTTRDVLREHIHIDGMPLHIIDTAGLREASDEVERIGIERAWNEIEQADRVLFMVDGTTTAATEPAEIWPEFMARLPHRLPITVVRNKADITGEPLGMTEVNGHSLIRLSARTGEGIDLLRDHLKQSMGFTSNMEGGFLARRRHLQALEQAAQHLIEGKEQLVSAYAGELLAEELRLAQQALSEITGEFTSDDLLGRIFSSFCIGK